Proteins co-encoded in one Bacillota bacterium genomic window:
- a CDS encoding type II toxin-antitoxin system RelE/ParE family toxin, giving the protein MVAELIVAPEAEQDVAEAYAWYEGRRTGLGEEFLSCVDACIEAIRRTPEMHATVFEHYRRGLVRRFPYAIFYENVGGRVTVYGVFHSSRDPDKWRQRFP; this is encoded by the coding sequence ATGGTCGCTGAGTTGATCGTTGCGCCGGAAGCCGAGCAAGACGTCGCAGAAGCGTACGCTTGGTACGAGGGGCGGCGAACCGGGTTGGGAGAGGAGTTTTTGAGCTGCGTCGATGCGTGTATTGAAGCGATCCGCCGCACACCCGAGATGCATGCTACAGTTTTCGAGCATTATCGCCGCGGGTTGGTGCGTCGCTTTCCATACGCGATTTTCTACGAGAATGTTGGGGGGCGAGTAACAGTCTACGGCGTATTTCACAGCTCCCGCGATCCTGACAAATGGCGTCAACGTTTTCCTTAA